A genomic window from Pecten maximus chromosome 4, xPecMax1.1, whole genome shotgun sequence includes:
- the LOC117325179 gene encoding Rieske domain-containing protein-like: MAESLEDWTLVCSLAELVETNRKRIKMDDKDIVIIKAKGNVYALDSFCYHAGGPLYIGDIEDFGGKTCIVCPWHKYKVAIDRGEMVYQSCDPHNLSKPAVWKSSGVKQRTHAVTVRDGNVYIKFTDCTGKIPSDQYNNKDYRERLGLS, encoded by the exons GAAGACTGGACATTGGTGTGCTCCTTGGCAGAACTGGTGGAAACAAACAGAAAGAGAATCAAAATGGATGACAAAGATATTGTGATTATAAAGGCAAAGGGAAATGTGTATGCCTTGGACAGTTTCTGTTACC ATGCTGGAGGACCTCTGTATATTGGGGATATAGAG GACTTTGGAGGGAAGACTTGTATCGTCTGTCCATGGCATAAATACAAAGTAGCTATTGACCGAGGAGAAATGGTGTACCAG TCTTGTGATCCCCATAACCTAAGCAAGCCTGCAGTATGGAAAAGCAGTGGAGTGAAGCAAAGGACACATGCAGTTACAGTTCGAGAtggaaatgtatatatcaaatttacaGACTGTACCGGCAAGATTCCATCAGATCAGTACAATAACAAGGACTACAGGGAGAGACTGGGGTTGTCATGA